In the genome of Halapricum salinum, one region contains:
- a CDS encoding phosphotransacetylase family protein, with amino-acid sequence MDPLLVTSTEEATGKTAVSLAMAKLADAAGHSVGYMKPKGTRLQSATGKTRDEDPMLARELLDLDAEMHELEPIVYTPTFIEEAIRGREQSDELRERVLENYDLLSEGRDLMVLEGTDELTTGGIVDLTDPEIAELIDAKVVLISRYDEPGDVDEILAAADQIGDNLAGVLFNAVPDSALDQLTQDVAPFLENRGVPVLGVIPRVKELAGMSVGELAERLGAEVLTSDVSTDVFIERFTVGAMSAEGALTQFRRMQNAAMITGGDRAEIVTAALEASGIKCIILGGGFRPTGAVLGKAEKRGVPVLLLQSDTRMVIDRAEDVLRSGPTRDPKTVERMQELLGDHADVDSLLDE; translated from the coding sequence ATGGACCCACTACTCGTCACCTCGACCGAAGAAGCGACCGGCAAGACAGCAGTCAGCCTCGCGATGGCCAAACTGGCCGACGCGGCCGGCCACAGCGTCGGCTACATGAAACCGAAGGGCACGCGCCTGCAAAGTGCGACTGGCAAGACCCGCGACGAGGACCCTATGCTCGCGCGGGAGTTGCTCGACCTCGATGCGGAGATGCACGAACTCGAACCGATCGTCTACACGCCGACGTTCATCGAGGAGGCCATCCGCGGACGCGAACAGTCCGACGAACTCCGTGAACGAGTCCTCGAAAACTACGATCTGCTGTCGGAGGGCCGCGATCTGATGGTTCTGGAAGGCACGGACGAACTCACCACCGGCGGGATCGTCGATCTCACGGACCCGGAGATCGCCGAGTTGATCGACGCGAAGGTCGTCCTCATCTCGCGCTACGACGAGCCTGGCGACGTCGACGAGATTCTCGCCGCTGCCGACCAGATCGGTGACAACCTCGCAGGTGTGCTGTTCAACGCCGTGCCGGACAGCGCCCTCGACCAGCTCACCCAGGACGTCGCGCCGTTCCTCGAAAACCGCGGCGTTCCGGTGCTGGGCGTGATCCCGCGGGTCAAGGAACTCGCAGGTATGTCCGTCGGCGAACTTGCCGAGCGACTCGGTGCGGAAGTGCTGACCAGCGACGTCTCGACGGACGTGTTCATCGAGCGCTTTACTGTCGGTGCGATGTCCGCCGAGGGTGCGCTGACACAGTTCCGCCGGATGCAAAACGCCGCGATGATCACCGGGGGCGACCGCGCGGAGATCGTCACGGCCGCGCTGGAAGCCTCGGGGATCAAGTGTATCATCCTCGGCGGCGGCTTCCGGCCGACCGGCGCCGTGCTGGGCAAGGCAGAGAAACGGGGCGTCCCCGTGTTGCTGTTGCAGTCCGATACCCGGATGGTGATCGACCGCGCCGAGGACGTCCTGCGCAGCGGCCCGACGCGCGATCCCAAGACCGTCGAGCGGATGCAGGAACTGCTCGGCGATCACGCCGACGTCGACTCGCTGCTCGACGAGTAG
- a CDS encoding acyltransferase produces MSDEEPSRYDRLSRQATPGPRNSLMHWPETRHPLRVTLNFIVVWIARYSPSLKLKNWLLRRLGANVGVGVAWALTATPDVFWPDLITVEDDAIVGYDATILCHEYLQNEFRTGEVVIGERAMIGAGAIILPGVHVGADAQVAANSLVDQDVPEGATVAGVPAEVVDRPNDGEDSEEE; encoded by the coding sequence GTGTCCGACGAGGAACCGTCCCGTTACGATCGGCTCTCCAGACAGGCCACGCCGGGGCCGCGTAACTCCCTGATGCACTGGCCCGAGACGCGCCACCCGCTTCGGGTGACGCTGAACTTCATCGTCGTCTGGATCGCCCGCTACTCCCCCAGTCTGAAACTCAAGAACTGGCTCCTCCGACGACTCGGCGCGAACGTCGGAGTCGGGGTCGCGTGGGCGCTGACGGCCACCCCTGACGTGTTCTGGCCCGACCTCATCACTGTCGAGGACGACGCCATCGTCGGCTACGACGCGACGATCCTCTGTCACGAGTACCTCCAGAACGAGTTCCGCACCGGCGAGGTCGTCATCGGCGAGCGCGCGATGATCGGCGCGGGTGCGATCATCCTCCCCGGCGTCCACGTCGGCGCGGACGCCCAGGTCGCCGCCAACTCGCTCGTGGATCAAGACGTCCCCGAGGGTGCGACCGTCGCGGGTGTGCCCGCGGAAGTGGTGGATCGACCAAACGACGGCGAGGACTCCGAAGAAGAGTGA
- the acs gene encoding acetate--CoA ligase alpha subunit, with the protein MGNLNTLFSPDRVAVIGATESEGSVGRAIMENLQSGFTGEILPVNPNTEEVFGLSAYDSVLDAPDVDLAVVVVPPSIVIDAIEEAGEAGITDVVVITAGFGESGSEGASREQQLKTIAEEYDMNLVGPNCLGIISTPVGMNATFSPQSALEGSISFMSQSGAFITAVLDWASDRNLGFENVVSVGNKAVLDEGDFIRHWGDDPDTDVILGYLEDIDDGRAFIDAAREVTNDTPIVVVKSGRTEAGASAAASHTGAIAGSERAYEAGLEQAGVIRAESVQELFDYAAILEDQPLPDGDEIAIVTNAGGPGVMSTDAVGDSGLSMATFADDTLGRLEETMPEAANIFNPVDVLGDAPTERYSDALDVVLEDPNVGSVIVVACPTAVMDFEDLAEVIVEKQQEYETPIAASLMGGDSARDAEEILDDVGVPSYFDPARGVKSLDALREYSEVKQAEYSQPTAFDVDRERAREILERTKERETNKLGVEAMDLLDAYGIPTPTGEIVSDKQAAVEAAETIEGNVVMKIVSPDILHKSDIGGVEVNVPVEEVASTYEDLISRARNYQPDATILGVQVQEMLDLDSGTETIVGMNRDPQFGPLVMFGLGGIFVEVLEDATFRVAPVSESEATEMLDEIDSAPLLRGARGRDPVDEAAIVETIQRLSQLVTDFPAILELDINPLVAAPDGVSAVDIRATIDHEEL; encoded by the coding sequence ATGGGTAACCTCAATACGTTGTTTTCCCCCGACCGGGTAGCCGTGATCGGAGCGACCGAGAGCGAAGGATCGGTCGGGCGCGCCATCATGGAGAACCTCCAGTCTGGGTTCACAGGCGAGATTCTGCCCGTGAACCCCAACACCGAGGAGGTATTCGGGCTGTCTGCCTACGACAGCGTCCTGGACGCGCCCGACGTCGACCTGGCCGTCGTGGTCGTCCCGCCCTCGATCGTGATCGACGCGATCGAAGAGGCCGGCGAGGCCGGCATCACGGACGTCGTCGTCATCACTGCCGGCTTCGGTGAGTCCGGCAGCGAAGGCGCGTCCCGAGAACAGCAACTCAAGACGATCGCCGAAGAGTACGACATGAACCTCGTCGGGCCGAACTGCCTGGGTATCATCTCCACGCCAGTGGGGATGAACGCCACGTTCAGCCCGCAGTCCGCCCTGGAAGGCTCGATCTCGTTTATGAGCCAGTCCGGGGCGTTCATCACCGCCGTGCTGGACTGGGCCAGCGACCGCAATCTTGGCTTCGAGAACGTCGTCTCGGTGGGCAACAAGGCCGTCCTCGACGAGGGCGACTTCATCCGCCACTGGGGCGACGACCCCGACACCGACGTCATCCTCGGGTACCTCGAAGACATCGACGATGGCCGGGCGTTCATCGACGCCGCGCGCGAGGTCACGAACGACACGCCGATCGTCGTCGTCAAATCTGGCCGCACGGAAGCGGGCGCGTCCGCCGCGGCGTCTCACACCGGGGCGATCGCCGGCAGCGAGCGCGCCTACGAGGCCGGCCTCGAACAGGCGGGCGTCATCCGCGCCGAGTCCGTCCAGGAACTGTTCGACTACGCCGCGATCCTCGAAGACCAGCCCCTGCCAGACGGTGACGAGATCGCGATCGTCACCAACGCCGGGGGTCCAGGCGTGATGTCGACCGACGCCGTCGGCGACTCCGGGCTCTCGATGGCGACGTTCGCCGACGACACCCTCGGACGTCTCGAGGAGACGATGCCCGAGGCCGCGAACATCTTCAATCCCGTCGACGTCCTCGGGGACGCCCCGACCGAGCGCTACAGCGACGCGCTCGACGTCGTCCTCGAAGACCCGAACGTCGGCTCGGTGATCGTCGTCGCCTGTCCCACCGCGGTCATGGACTTCGAGGACCTGGCGGAGGTCATCGTCGAGAAACAGCAGGAGTACGAGACGCCGATCGCCGCGAGTCTGATGGGTGGAGACTCCGCGCGCGACGCCGAGGAAATCCTCGACGACGTCGGCGTCCCCTCCTATTTCGATCCCGCACGCGGGGTCAAGAGCCTCGACGCGCTCCGGGAGTACAGCGAGGTCAAACAGGCAGAGTACAGCCAACCCACAGCGTTCGACGTCGACCGAGAGCGCGCTCGCGAGATCCTCGAACGCACCAAAGAGCGTGAGACGAACAAACTCGGCGTCGAAGCGATGGATCTGCTCGACGCCTACGGCATTCCGACGCCCACAGGTGAGATCGTCTCGGACAAACAGGCTGCTGTCGAGGCCGCCGAGACCATCGAGGGCAACGTCGTGATGAAGATCGTCAGCCCGGACATTCTGCACAAATCTGACATCGGCGGGGTCGAGGTGAACGTCCCCGTCGAGGAAGTGGCCTCGACCTACGAGGACCTCATCAGCCGGGCGCGCAACTACCAGCCCGACGCGACCATCCTCGGCGTGCAGGTCCAGGAGATGCTCGACCTCGATTCGGGAACCGAGACGATCGTCGGGATGAACCGCGACCCGCAGTTCGGCCCGCTCGTGATGTTCGGGCTCGGTGGTATCTTCGTCGAAGTGCTCGAAGACGCCACCTTCCGGGTCGCGCCCGTCAGCGAGTCCGAAGCCACCGAGATGCTCGACGAGATCGACTCCGCCCCGCTGCTCAGGGGTGCGCGCGGCCGCGATCCTGTCGACGAGGCCGCGATCGTCGAGACGATCCAGCGCCTCTCACAGCTCGTGACGGACTTCCCGGCGATACTCGAACTGGACATCAACCCCCTCGTCGCGGCGCCCGACGGCGTCTCGGCGGTGGACATTCGCGCGACGATCGACCACGAAGAACTATAA
- a CDS encoding site-2 protease family protein has protein sequence MGTSTPPVDYPEPDALADAFHVYEVEPDGDTVRYYGEPLVQKDGLVDRIAPLFREAGYHVSIRYETGEHVLVAEERSPGVDGVPWTNIGLFLATVATTLYAGSQWYDLSIESDPASILQAWPFTAAVLGVLAVHEFGHYLTSRYHDVQASLPYFIPIPNLLGTFGAVIRMKDHLPSRKALFDIGVAGPLAGLVVTVLVTAIGVSLPPVTVGPDAIVREVELGYPPLIHLIASFLGEPLTYADPSLMVNPVVIGGWVGAFVTFLNLLPVGQLDGAHVTRALVGERFERFQFVVPAGLFALAIGVFLFGDSRAVGIWLVWAVLALVFSRVGSATPIDRSDVGWQRKAVGLLTLVLGALCFTPVPIVFTG, from the coding sequence GTGGGTACTTCGACGCCGCCAGTGGACTATCCAGAGCCGGACGCCCTGGCCGACGCGTTCCACGTCTACGAGGTCGAACCGGACGGAGACACCGTCCGGTACTACGGCGAGCCGCTGGTCCAGAAAGACGGGCTCGTCGACCGGATCGCGCCGCTGTTTCGCGAGGCGGGTTACCACGTCTCGATCCGGTACGAGACAGGCGAACACGTGCTCGTCGCCGAGGAGCGATCCCCGGGCGTCGACGGCGTCCCGTGGACGAACATCGGCCTGTTCCTCGCGACCGTCGCGACGACGCTATACGCCGGTTCGCAGTGGTACGACCTCTCGATCGAGTCGGACCCGGCGTCGATACTCCAGGCCTGGCCGTTCACCGCCGCCGTCCTGGGCGTGCTGGCCGTCCACGAGTTCGGCCACTACCTCACGAGTCGCTATCACGACGTACAGGCGAGTCTACCCTACTTCATCCCCATTCCGAACCTGCTGGGGACTTTCGGGGCGGTGATCCGGATGAAAGACCACCTCCCGAGTCGCAAGGCGCTGTTCGACATCGGCGTCGCCGGGCCGCTAGCGGGTCTGGTCGTCACAGTTCTCGTCACCGCAATCGGCGTCTCGCTGCCGCCGGTCACGGTCGGACCGGACGCGATCGTGCGGGAGGTCGAACTGGGGTATCCCCCACTGATCCATCTGATCGCCTCGTTCCTGGGTGAGCCGCTGACCTACGCCGACCCTTCGCTGATGGTCAATCCGGTCGTGATCGGCGGATGGGTCGGCGCGTTCGTCACGTTCCTGAACCTCCTGCCGGTCGGGCAACTCGACGGCGCGCACGTCACGCGTGCACTGGTCGGCGAGCGCTTCGAGCGATTCCAGTTCGTCGTTCCCGCCGGGCTGTTCGCACTCGCGATCGGCGTCTTCCTCTTCGGGGACAGCCGCGCAGTCGGAATCTGGCTCGTCTGGGCGGTCCTGGCGCTCGTGTTCAGCCGCGTCGGGAGCGCGACACCCATCGATCGCTCCGACGTCGGCTGGCAGCGCAAAGCCGTGGGCCTGCTGACGCTGGTGCTCGGTGCGCTCTGTTTCACGCCCGTTCCGATCGTCTTCACTGGGTAG
- the purD gene encoding phosphoribosylamine--glycine ligase encodes MTETVLLIGGGGREHAVARALADSDCELYACAGNKNPGITQIAAGFETLDTTHPKAVTTYAESVDADLAVIGPEAPLAAGVADALDEAGIYAFGPQEAEARIETDKAFQRRFMNQHDIPGCPDFETFEDMEAACEYIDSYDGDLAIKPAGLTGGKGVRVMGDQIDAEEAKAYLRKSDYDRVVLEERLVGEEFTVQALVANGEVRVTPAVQDHKRAYEGDEGPNTGGMGSYSDATLELPFMDRDDYMAAVEVIEATVDALDGYKGVLYGQFMLTTEGPKVVEFNARFGDPEAMNTLPVLNTDFLDVLTAARDGETLPQLSFAPKATVCKYAVPDGYPTDPEAGAKVTVDEEGAREIASEYDGEAILFYASVDDREDGIYTTTSRSFAVVGVADTITEAEEIAEAVLSEAGEEGLRMRHDIGKPDLVQKRIDHMQELR; translated from the coding sequence ATGACAGAGACCGTGCTGCTCATCGGCGGCGGGGGTCGCGAACACGCCGTCGCTCGCGCGCTCGCCGATTCGGACTGTGAACTGTACGCCTGTGCCGGCAACAAGAACCCCGGTATCACCCAGATCGCCGCGGGCTTCGAGACGCTCGATACCACCCACCCCAAGGCCGTGACGACCTACGCCGAGAGCGTCGACGCCGACCTCGCCGTGATCGGCCCGGAAGCGCCACTCGCCGCGGGCGTGGCTGACGCGCTCGACGAGGCGGGTATCTACGCGTTCGGCCCCCAGGAAGCCGAGGCCCGCATCGAGACGGACAAGGCCTTCCAGCGCCGCTTCATGAACCAGCACGACATCCCCGGCTGCCCGGACTTCGAGACGTTCGAGGACATGGAGGCCGCCTGCGAGTACATCGACTCCTACGACGGCGACCTCGCGATCAAACCCGCCGGCCTCACTGGCGGCAAGGGCGTTCGGGTCATGGGCGACCAGATCGACGCCGAGGAGGCCAAAGCATACCTCCGCAAATCCGACTACGACCGGGTCGTTCTCGAAGAGCGACTCGTCGGCGAGGAGTTCACCGTGCAGGCACTCGTCGCCAACGGCGAGGTTCGCGTCACGCCCGCCGTGCAGGATCACAAACGCGCCTACGAGGGCGACGAAGGTCCCAACACGGGCGGAATGGGAAGTTACAGCGACGCGACGCTCGAACTCCCGTTCATGGATCGCGACGATTACATGGCCGCCGTCGAGGTCATCGAGGCGACCGTCGACGCCCTCGATGGGTACAAGGGCGTCCTCTACGGGCAGTTCATGCTCACGACCGAGGGTCCGAAGGTCGTCGAGTTCAACGCCCGCTTCGGCGACCCCGAGGCGATGAACACTCTCCCCGTGCTCAACACGGACTTCCTCGACGTACTGACCGCGGCGCGCGACGGCGAGACGCTCCCGCAACTCTCCTTCGCCCCGAAAGCCACAGTCTGTAAGTACGCCGTCCCCGATGGCTACCCGACCGACCCTGAAGCCGGCGCGAAAGTCACCGTCGACGAGGAAGGCGCTCGCGAGATCGCCAGCGAGTACGACGGCGAGGCCATCCTCTTCTACGCAAGCGTCGACGACCGCGAGGACGGGATCTACACCACCACGTCGCGATCCTTCGCCGTCGTCGGCGTCGCCGACACGATCACCGAGGCCGAGGAGATCGCCGAAGCGGTGCTCTCTGAGGCGGGCGAGGAGGGCCTGCGGATGCGCCACGACATCGGCAAACCCGATCTGGTGCAAAAGCGGATCGACCACATGCAGGAACTGCGATAG
- the dacZ gene encoding diadenylate cyclase DacZ: protein MSGFEDFLDQFAADVDGACLFSPSSSVYESFDDLDRPVVVVGPENTVSADDFVELPLEFSNPTERVRFGIEGAVQQGLVDEEMTLLCALKSFGDDIDTVMRVRAGEFSRSGVYDLFVNSRAESSVVRNVLEVAVELGKKGQKGKPVGALFVVGDAGKVMNKSRPLSYNPFEKSHVHVGDPIVNVMLKEFSRLDGAFVISDSGKIVSAYRYLEPSAQGVDIPKGLGTRHMAAAGVTRDTNAIAIVLSESDGLVRAFKGGELILELDPEDY from the coding sequence ATGAGCGGTTTCGAGGACTTTCTGGACCAGTTCGCCGCCGACGTCGACGGAGCGTGTCTGTTCTCTCCAAGTTCGTCGGTCTACGAGTCGTTCGACGATCTCGACCGCCCGGTGGTCGTCGTCGGGCCGGAGAATACTGTCAGCGCCGACGATTTCGTCGAGTTACCGCTGGAGTTCAGCAACCCCACCGAACGCGTGCGCTTCGGGATCGAAGGCGCGGTCCAGCAGGGACTGGTCGACGAGGAGATGACCCTGCTATGTGCGCTCAAGAGCTTCGGCGACGACATCGACACCGTGATGCGCGTCCGCGCCGGCGAGTTCTCCCGGTCGGGCGTCTACGACCTGTTCGTCAACTCCCGGGCCGAATCGTCGGTCGTCCGGAACGTCCTGGAAGTCGCCGTCGAACTCGGCAAGAAAGGGCAGAAGGGCAAGCCCGTCGGCGCACTCTTCGTCGTCGGTGACGCCGGCAAGGTGATGAACAAGTCCCGGCCGCTGAGCTACAACCCGTTCGAAAAATCGCACGTCCACGTCGGCGACCCCATCGTGAACGTCATGCTCAAGGAGTTCTCGCGGCTGGACGGCGCGTTCGTCATCTCCGATTCGGGCAAGATCGTCTCGGCGTATCGCTACCTCGAACCCTCCGCCCAGGGCGTCGACATCCCGAAGGGGCTGGGGACCCGCCACATGGCCGCCGCGGGCGTTACGCGGGATACCAACGCCATCGCGATCGTCCTCAGCGAGAGTGACGGCCTCGTCCGGGCGTTCAAGGGCGGTGAACTGATTTTGGAGCTGGATCCGGAGGACTACTGA
- a CDS encoding alpha-hydroxy-acid oxidizing protein, producing the protein MTDDSTGEGPGPSRQRDVYMQGMADVTPDVPVAYEELEAAALEALDHEAAGYVAGGAGGGETMASNREAFDRYRIVPRMLQDVAERDLSVELFGRTYETPVALAPVGVLSIVHEDAESAVAAAASEHDVPMLLSTVSSVALEDVAADLDAPGWFQLYPSADREVSKSLLERAEDAGYEALVVTVDTPMLAWRERDIEDAYLPFLDGEGLANYLDDPAFRDRLDVDPEANELAAIREFVDIFGDPSLTWDDLEWLVEQTDLPVIVKGILHPDDARSAVDAGADGVVVSNHGGRQVGRAIPALEALPDVVAAIGEDAAVLYDSGIRRGADVVIALALGAELVLLGRPYVYGLALDGADGVDAVVSNVLADLDLTLGLAGQSVVGDLDESILRRDQE; encoded by the coding sequence ATGACTGATGATAGCACAGGGGAGGGACCGGGCCCGAGTCGCCAGCGCGACGTCTACATGCAGGGGATGGCCGACGTGACGCCCGACGTTCCGGTCGCCTACGAGGAGCTCGAAGCCGCAGCCCTGGAAGCACTCGACCACGAGGCAGCGGGCTACGTCGCTGGCGGTGCGGGCGGCGGCGAGACGATGGCGAGCAACCGCGAAGCCTTCGACCGGTATCGGATCGTTCCGCGGATGTTACAGGACGTCGCCGAGCGCGACCTCTCGGTCGAACTGTTCGGCCGGACCTACGAGACGCCGGTCGCGCTCGCACCCGTGGGGGTGCTCTCGATCGTCCACGAAGACGCCGAATCGGCAGTCGCGGCAGCAGCCTCAGAACACGACGTCCCCATGCTCCTGAGTACCGTCTCCTCGGTCGCGCTCGAAGACGTCGCCGCCGACCTCGACGCGCCCGGGTGGTTTCAGCTCTATCCCAGCGCCGACCGCGAGGTCTCGAAGAGCCTGCTTGAGCGCGCCGAGGACGCGGGCTACGAGGCGCTGGTGGTCACCGTCGACACGCCGATGCTCGCCTGGCGCGAGCGCGACATCGAAGACGCGTACCTCCCCTTCCTCGATGGCGAGGGACTGGCGAACTACCTCGACGACCCGGCGTTTCGCGACCGCCTCGATGTCGACCCCGAGGCGAACGAACTCGCCGCCATCCGAGAGTTCGTCGACATCTTCGGCGATCCGTCGCTGACCTGGGACGACCTCGAATGGCTCGTCGAGCAGACCGACCTGCCCGTGATCGTCAAGGGGATCCTCCATCCCGATGACGCGCGATCAGCAGTCGACGCGGGCGCAGACGGCGTCGTCGTCTCGAACCACGGCGGCCGGCAGGTGGGGCGCGCGATTCCGGCCCTCGAAGCACTGCCCGACGTCGTCGCGGCCATCGGCGAGGACGCAGCAGTGCTGTACGACAGCGGGATTCGGCGGGGTGCCGACGTCGTGATCGCACTCGCACTCGGCGCGGAGCTGGTGCTGCTGGGCCGCCCCTACGTCTACGGGCTCGCACTCGATGGGGCCGACGGGGTCGACGCAGTGGTGTCGAACGTCCTGGCCGACCTCGACCTGACGCTGGGGCTGGCGGGCCAGTCCGTGGTCGGGGACCTCGACGAATCGATCCTGCGCCGCGATCAGGAGTGA
- a CDS encoding mechanosensitive ion channel domain-containing protein yields the protein MSSGHRSTYPAQIDAPGLIRDLFSEKGAVAIAVVVLVIGAIAGYLAWRGTRRFLVSQGVDDAVEGTLFERTVNNVGLSTVGILSQLMALAVYIVSVIVAVNVAQIGDPQLFWTRFVDLLPRLFIAALAIILGLIVGDKAELVVNERLKSVKLPEASLLAEVVKYSIYYIAALVALGQLGVATAALLILLAVYAFGLVFLSGLALKDLLAAGAAGMYLLLTQPYSIGDEVKIDGTRGIVQEINVFVTHVESDGEEYIIPNQRVFKSGIVRIRG from the coding sequence ATGTCGTCTGGGCATCGGTCGACGTATCCCGCACAGATCGACGCGCCGGGGCTGATCCGGGACCTGTTCTCGGAGAAGGGGGCGGTCGCCATCGCCGTCGTCGTTCTAGTCATCGGCGCGATCGCGGGCTATCTCGCCTGGCGCGGGACGCGGCGCTTTCTCGTCAGTCAGGGCGTCGACGACGCCGTCGAGGGGACGCTGTTCGAGCGGACCGTCAACAACGTCGGGCTCTCGACGGTCGGCATCCTCTCACAGCTGATGGCCCTGGCCGTCTACATCGTGAGTGTCATCGTCGCAGTCAACGTCGCCCAGATCGGCGACCCGCAGCTCTTCTGGACGCGCTTCGTCGACCTCCTCCCGCGGCTGTTCATCGCCGCACTCGCGATCATCCTCGGACTCATCGTCGGCGACAAAGCCGAACTCGTCGTCAACGAACGCCTCAAGAGCGTCAAATTACCGGAGGCGAGTCTCCTCGCCGAAGTCGTCAAGTACAGCATCTACTACATCGCAGCGCTCGTCGCACTCGGCCAACTGGGCGTCGCGACCGCCGCGCTGTTGATCCTGCTCGCCGTCTACGCCTTCGGGCTCGTGTTCCTGAGTGGGCTGGCCCTGAAGGACCTGCTCGCTGCCGGTGCTGCGGGGATGTACCTGCTGTTGACCCAGCCCTACAGCATCGGCGACGAGGTCAAGATCGACGGCACGCGCGGGATCGTCCAGGAGATCAACGTCTTCGTCACCCACGTCGAGAGCGACGGCGAGGAGTATATCATCCCCAACCAGCGCGTGTTCAAAAGCGGGATCGTTCGGATTCGGGGCTAG